A stretch of Labrus mixtus chromosome 7, fLabMix1.1, whole genome shotgun sequence DNA encodes these proteins:
- the eif4enif1 gene encoding eukaryotic translation initiation factor 4E transporter isoform X2: MENDAGVEEKNGEAAVDQVQEPAATVPHRYSKEELLEIKELPVSNERPECLSDKYDSDGVWDPEKWHASLYPTSGRSSPVEGFKKDYVDDRIPLKRRIPDPRERLKEDDLDVILSPQRRSFGGGCQGNAALAPHVRRPISPLENKENESLRLGGARRIGSGRIIAARAFEREARAEKERERERDFKDKRFRQRDFGDKRVFSERRRNDSYAEEEPEWFSGGPTSQSETIELIGFDDKILEDERRRSKRSRKRAESVKEVVECNGGQPEEQDAGLQSTADQEVPHPDVLPEQTTGDFDFNEFFNLEKTMPGLASMIEDVLGEGPVSASRFSQWFSSNLSPSGSRSSSLRSTPHEELEKLAECKENVDILELLHKAKIDLKPLLSTLSVNKARLRESTNCGAVLSLEEVEGGMNRMKLGSEPGPQVRKMPPPQRGNGTPFMAEHLEEALTGGPSARPHSRDSDMSAFNKLVSSMKASGTLPTHPKTNSNNQISDQAVVTVSEAPARAPAQQQKNIFQELLGGSARSASPTLLGNLLGSSEGPTTSVPLHGLLHKGPSPPLFPQRAPSPDYYNSRLQSSTGFPVGPPPMLPEQYAEVHRPLSPRSAAQLQMRALSMPVNHVDLEALAFQQDLALHAHHAFQSGFKQPQDKSFRNRLQHVNRSPGPGPQPAGRNSPGNPVTSMLSPSFTPTSVIRKMYATKEKSRDESSGRSETKEDATSHSHDDSSSPNLYLEAMDGNAVQTGAVKAGSQNLQNKDHERLRSGSTGHHTPTMVPPGPTSSFPRPIYPVPLLSHVPMVRPPPQLHPNVVQRMLAQGIQPQQLGPALVQAGIFPPHVDLAQLQGLPPALLGQPLYPLSATGHPLLPPRANAQMPLAVMQQQLQQQRPIHPSIPGPQSQSQGPHRTNGPQQHGGSPPLGLSKWFGSDMLEQPLPSMPAKVISVDELEFRP, from the exons ATGGAGAACGATGCTGGTGTCGAGGAGAAGAATGGTGAAGCTGCTGTGGATCAAGTTCAAGAGCCAGCAGCAACAGTTCCTCACAGATACTCCAAG GAGGAACTACTGGAAATAAAAGAACTGCCAGTCTCTAATGAAAGGCCAGAGTGTCTCTCTGATAAATATGACAG TGATGGTGTTTGGGACCCTGAGAAGTGGCATGCCTCACTGTATCCCACTTCAGGACGTAGCTCTCCGGTGGAAGGTTTTAAGAAGGACTATGTGGACGATAGAATTCCTTTGAAACGAAGAATCCCAG ATCCTCGTGAGCGGTTAAAGGAGGACGATCTGGATGTCATACTGAGCCCGCAGCGACGCAGCTTTGGAGGTGGATGTCAAGGCAATGCTGCCCTTGCACCCCATGTCCGTCGCCCAATCAGCCCCCTGGAAAATAAGGAGAATGAGAGTCTTCGTCTCGGAGGAGCACGCAGAATCGGCAGTGGTCGTATAATTGCTGCCAGAGCATTCGAGAGAGAAGCCCgtgcagaaaaagagagggagcgCGAGAGGGACTTTAAAGATAAAAGATTCAGG CAGAGAGATTTTGGTGACAAACGTGTCTTCAGTGAAAGGAGAAGGAATGACTCTTATGCTGAGGAGGAGCCGGAGTGGTTCTCTGGAGGTCCTACCAGCCAGTCTGAGACAATTGAGCTCATTGGATTTGACGACAAAATCCTGGAAGATGAAAGGCGCAGGTCTAAGCGGTCAAGGAAGCGGGCGGAGTCTGTAAAAGAAG TTGTGGAATGTAATGGAGGACAGCCTGAAGAGCAGGATGCGGGTTTACAGTCCACTGCTGATCAGGAGGTTCCCCACCCCGATGTGCTACCTGAGCAGACGACCGGAGACTTTGACTTCAATGAATTCTTCAATCTTGAGAAGACCATGCCAGGACTGGCCTCA ATGATTGAAGACGTCCTGGGGGAGGGCCCTGTTTCTGCTAGCCGCTTCAGTCAGTGGTTTTCCAGTAACCTGAGCCCTTCAGGCAGCCGGTCCAGCAGTCTGAGGTCAACTCCTCATGAGGAGCTGGAAAAACTTGCAG AGTGCAAGGAGAACGTGGACATCCTGGAGCTGCTGCACAAAGCCAAAATAGACCTGAAGCCTCTTCTCTCCACCCTGTCTGTCAACAAGGCAAGGCTTCGAGAAAGCA CTAACTGTGGCGCTGTGCTCTCActggaggaagtggagggagggatgaaCAGGATGAAGCTGGGCTCCGAACCAGGACCACAGGTGCGAAAGATGCCGCCTCCACAGAGAGGAAATGGCACGCCTTTTATGGCTGAACATTTAGAGGAGGCGTTAACTGGCGGCCCCAGCGCCCGTCCGCACTCACGTGACTCAGACATGTCGGCCTTTAATAAACTGGTCAGCAGCATGAAGGCAAGTGGAACTCTGCCAACTCACCCTAAAACCAACTCAAACAAT CAAATTTCAGACCAGGCAGTGGTGACTGTTTCTGAAGCTCCAGCTCGAGCACCTGCGCAGCAACAGAAGAACATATTTCAG GAGCTCTTGGGAGGTTCAGCTCGTAGTGCCTCCCCTACACTACTTGGAAATTTGTTGGGAAGCTCTGAAGGCCCGACCACCTCTGTCCCGCTTCATGGTTTATTACACAAGGGACCTTCACCTCCCCTCTTCCCACAGAGGGCACCCTCACCTGACTACTACAACAGTCGGCTGCAATCTTCAACAG GTTTTCCTGTTGGTCCTCCACCTATGTTACCAGAGCAGTATGCTGAAGTCCACAGGCCTCTAAGCCCAAGATCTGCTGCACAGCTTCAG ATGAGGGCACTCTCTATGCCAGTTAATCATGTAGACCTGGAAGCCTTGGCATTCCAACAAGACCTCGCTCTACATGCACACCACGCATTCCAGTCTGGCTTCAAGCAACCACAGGACAAGTCTTTTCGAAATAG ATTACAGCATGTCAATCGCTCCCCTGGTCCTGGCCCTCAGCCTGCTGGAAGAAACTCACCAGGCAACCCTGTCACCAGCATG TTGTCTCCATCATTCACACCCACATCTGTGATCCGCAAAATGTACGCTACaaaagagaaaagcagagaTGAATCGTCAGGTCGTTCAGAGACTAAGGAGGACGCAACTTCACACTCTCATGATG ACAGCAGCTCACCAAATCTGTACCTGGAAGCAATGGATGGGAATGCTGTCCAGACTGGGGCAGTAAAAGCTGGCTCCCAGAACTTGCAAAACAAGGACCATGAGCGTCTCAGATCCGGCTCCACTGGACACCATACGCCCACAATGGTTCCTCCAGGACCGACCTCATCTTTCCCACGTCCCATCTACCCCGTACCGCTGCTATCACATGTACCTATGGTGCGCCCTCCTCCCCAGCTGCACCCAAATGTGGTACAACGAATGCTGGCCCAGGGTATCCAGCCCCAGCAACTTGGACCTGCTCTTGTGCAAGCAG GTATATTTCCCCCACATGTTGATCTTGCACAACTTCAAGGCTTGCCTCCTGCCTTGCTTGGACAACCGCTGTACCCTCTAAGTGCAACAGGGCATCCACTACTACCTCCCAGAGCCAACGCTCAGATGCCGTTGGCAGTAATGCAGCAGCAACTTCAGCAACAAAGACCCA TACATCCGAGCATCCCAGGGCCTCAGTCACAGAGCCAAGGCCCTCACCGGACAAATGGCCCCCAGCAACACGGGGGTAGCCCCCCTCTTGGCCTCTCAAAGTGGTTTGGATCAGACATGCTAGAACAGCCACTCCCCTCCATGCCAGCTAAAGTCATAAGTGTAGATGAGTTGGAGTTCAGGCcatga
- the eif4enif1 gene encoding eukaryotic translation initiation factor 4E transporter isoform X1, whose translation MENDAGVEEKNGEAAVDQVQEPAATVPHRYSKEELLEIKELPVSNERPECLSDKYDSDGVWDPEKWHASLYPTSGRSSPVEGFKKDYVDDRIPLKRRIPDPRERLKEDDLDVILSPQRRSFGGGCQGNAALAPHVRRPISPLENKENESLRLGGARRIGSGRIIAARAFEREARAEKERERERDFKDKRFRQRDFGDKRVFSERRRNDSYAEEEPEWFSGGPTSQSETIELIGFDDKILEDERRRSKRSRKRAESVKEVVECNGGQPEEQDAGLQSTADQEVPHPDVLPEQTTGDFDFNEFFNLEKTMPGLASMIEDVLGEGPVSASRFSQWFSSNLSPSGSRSSSLRSTPHEELEKLAGLEPRCTSPSHGPASFFTPIQSSECKENVDILELLHKAKIDLKPLLSTLSVNKARLRESTNCGAVLSLEEVEGGMNRMKLGSEPGPQVRKMPPPQRGNGTPFMAEHLEEALTGGPSARPHSRDSDMSAFNKLVSSMKASGTLPTHPKTNSNNQISDQAVVTVSEAPARAPAQQQKNIFQELLGGSARSASPTLLGNLLGSSEGPTTSVPLHGLLHKGPSPPLFPQRAPSPDYYNSRLQSSTGFPVGPPPMLPEQYAEVHRPLSPRSAAQLQMRALSMPVNHVDLEALAFQQDLALHAHHAFQSGFKQPQDKSFRNRLQHVNRSPGPGPQPAGRNSPGNPVTSMLSPSFTPTSVIRKMYATKEKSRDESSGRSETKEDATSHSHDDSSSPNLYLEAMDGNAVQTGAVKAGSQNLQNKDHERLRSGSTGHHTPTMVPPGPTSSFPRPIYPVPLLSHVPMVRPPPQLHPNVVQRMLAQGIQPQQLGPALVQAGIFPPHVDLAQLQGLPPALLGQPLYPLSATGHPLLPPRANAQMPLAVMQQQLQQQRPIHPSIPGPQSQSQGPHRTNGPQQHGGSPPLGLSKWFGSDMLEQPLPSMPAKVISVDELEFRP comes from the exons ATGGAGAACGATGCTGGTGTCGAGGAGAAGAATGGTGAAGCTGCTGTGGATCAAGTTCAAGAGCCAGCAGCAACAGTTCCTCACAGATACTCCAAG GAGGAACTACTGGAAATAAAAGAACTGCCAGTCTCTAATGAAAGGCCAGAGTGTCTCTCTGATAAATATGACAG TGATGGTGTTTGGGACCCTGAGAAGTGGCATGCCTCACTGTATCCCACTTCAGGACGTAGCTCTCCGGTGGAAGGTTTTAAGAAGGACTATGTGGACGATAGAATTCCTTTGAAACGAAGAATCCCAG ATCCTCGTGAGCGGTTAAAGGAGGACGATCTGGATGTCATACTGAGCCCGCAGCGACGCAGCTTTGGAGGTGGATGTCAAGGCAATGCTGCCCTTGCACCCCATGTCCGTCGCCCAATCAGCCCCCTGGAAAATAAGGAGAATGAGAGTCTTCGTCTCGGAGGAGCACGCAGAATCGGCAGTGGTCGTATAATTGCTGCCAGAGCATTCGAGAGAGAAGCCCgtgcagaaaaagagagggagcgCGAGAGGGACTTTAAAGATAAAAGATTCAGG CAGAGAGATTTTGGTGACAAACGTGTCTTCAGTGAAAGGAGAAGGAATGACTCTTATGCTGAGGAGGAGCCGGAGTGGTTCTCTGGAGGTCCTACCAGCCAGTCTGAGACAATTGAGCTCATTGGATTTGACGACAAAATCCTGGAAGATGAAAGGCGCAGGTCTAAGCGGTCAAGGAAGCGGGCGGAGTCTGTAAAAGAAG TTGTGGAATGTAATGGAGGACAGCCTGAAGAGCAGGATGCGGGTTTACAGTCCACTGCTGATCAGGAGGTTCCCCACCCCGATGTGCTACCTGAGCAGACGACCGGAGACTTTGACTTCAATGAATTCTTCAATCTTGAGAAGACCATGCCAGGACTGGCCTCA ATGATTGAAGACGTCCTGGGGGAGGGCCCTGTTTCTGCTAGCCGCTTCAGTCAGTGGTTTTCCAGTAACCTGAGCCCTTCAGGCAGCCGGTCCAGCAGTCTGAGGTCAACTCCTCATGAGGAGCTGGAAAAACTTGCAG GGCTTGAGCCACGCTGCACGTCCCCTAGCCACGGCCCTGCCTCATTCTTCACACCTATTCAATCATCAGAGTGCAAGGAGAACGTGGACATCCTGGAGCTGCTGCACAAAGCCAAAATAGACCTGAAGCCTCTTCTCTCCACCCTGTCTGTCAACAAGGCAAGGCTTCGAGAAAGCA CTAACTGTGGCGCTGTGCTCTCActggaggaagtggagggagggatgaaCAGGATGAAGCTGGGCTCCGAACCAGGACCACAGGTGCGAAAGATGCCGCCTCCACAGAGAGGAAATGGCACGCCTTTTATGGCTGAACATTTAGAGGAGGCGTTAACTGGCGGCCCCAGCGCCCGTCCGCACTCACGTGACTCAGACATGTCGGCCTTTAATAAACTGGTCAGCAGCATGAAGGCAAGTGGAACTCTGCCAACTCACCCTAAAACCAACTCAAACAAT CAAATTTCAGACCAGGCAGTGGTGACTGTTTCTGAAGCTCCAGCTCGAGCACCTGCGCAGCAACAGAAGAACATATTTCAG GAGCTCTTGGGAGGTTCAGCTCGTAGTGCCTCCCCTACACTACTTGGAAATTTGTTGGGAAGCTCTGAAGGCCCGACCACCTCTGTCCCGCTTCATGGTTTATTACACAAGGGACCTTCACCTCCCCTCTTCCCACAGAGGGCACCCTCACCTGACTACTACAACAGTCGGCTGCAATCTTCAACAG GTTTTCCTGTTGGTCCTCCACCTATGTTACCAGAGCAGTATGCTGAAGTCCACAGGCCTCTAAGCCCAAGATCTGCTGCACAGCTTCAG ATGAGGGCACTCTCTATGCCAGTTAATCATGTAGACCTGGAAGCCTTGGCATTCCAACAAGACCTCGCTCTACATGCACACCACGCATTCCAGTCTGGCTTCAAGCAACCACAGGACAAGTCTTTTCGAAATAG ATTACAGCATGTCAATCGCTCCCCTGGTCCTGGCCCTCAGCCTGCTGGAAGAAACTCACCAGGCAACCCTGTCACCAGCATG TTGTCTCCATCATTCACACCCACATCTGTGATCCGCAAAATGTACGCTACaaaagagaaaagcagagaTGAATCGTCAGGTCGTTCAGAGACTAAGGAGGACGCAACTTCACACTCTCATGATG ACAGCAGCTCACCAAATCTGTACCTGGAAGCAATGGATGGGAATGCTGTCCAGACTGGGGCAGTAAAAGCTGGCTCCCAGAACTTGCAAAACAAGGACCATGAGCGTCTCAGATCCGGCTCCACTGGACACCATACGCCCACAATGGTTCCTCCAGGACCGACCTCATCTTTCCCACGTCCCATCTACCCCGTACCGCTGCTATCACATGTACCTATGGTGCGCCCTCCTCCCCAGCTGCACCCAAATGTGGTACAACGAATGCTGGCCCAGGGTATCCAGCCCCAGCAACTTGGACCTGCTCTTGTGCAAGCAG GTATATTTCCCCCACATGTTGATCTTGCACAACTTCAAGGCTTGCCTCCTGCCTTGCTTGGACAACCGCTGTACCCTCTAAGTGCAACAGGGCATCCACTACTACCTCCCAGAGCCAACGCTCAGATGCCGTTGGCAGTAATGCAGCAGCAACTTCAGCAACAAAGACCCA TACATCCGAGCATCCCAGGGCCTCAGTCACAGAGCCAAGGCCCTCACCGGACAAATGGCCCCCAGCAACACGGGGGTAGCCCCCCTCTTGGCCTCTCAAAGTGGTTTGGATCAGACATGCTAGAACAGCCACTCCCCTCCATGCCAGCTAAAGTCATAAGTGTAGATGAGTTGGAGTTCAGGCcatga